CTACTAATAAAGCCATTCAATGAAAAGAAGACTAGAAATGGTCAAATTATAGTAAAAGAACTAAACACATCAAAAATGTATTTAGTATAGGgaccttttaaaaaatttaaccctttttttcttttaattaggAAATGGGAAATTTCAAGCGAAAAAAAAGGTTCGTTTTGCTGATAATGTAAGGgaaccatcatcaaataacaaaGAATATAGGAAGAGAAATCATAGTATCGCCATTGTTAAGCAAGCTAAAGGTCATGGTGAAGAATATTATGGTCAACGACGACGACAACAACGACAGCTTCTTAAAATACCAAATAATGATAATTCAATGCCTCTCAATAGGCAAATTTTATATAAAGGATTCTTCAATGTAAAAATAATTCTCTTATACATTCaattttgtatatattatatgatgtatatatatatatttaaaatggaTATTCATCGCTCTAAATATGGCTTGTATTTTAGTAGTGTCAATTATATTTGTTATTCAGATTTTGTCCTTTTTACCAAAAAAAAGGATTTATGTATAATATTATTTTGtaaataaacaattttttttctatttattgtGATGGGGTTGATGTATAATTTGTATTTGTATTAAATAAAGATATCTTTTTCctaatatatgaatttttttaaattgggGACTTGATattaaattttgtcattttaattGCGGTGTAGTGGATAGGattgttttgggttttttaagggtaaattatacctaaagttattaaattattaataattttacattttagtcatttagttttaaaaagatacaaaatggtcattttacagcTTCTCTCGCCACCTTTGGAGTCTTTCTCTCTTTCAATAGTTCTCTACAGTTGCTAACATTTCCATCATCCCTGATATCTCTTCTCTTACAATTTTTTCCCCTTTTATTTACCCTTGTTTCACCTCTTTCAAATTCAATATTTCATTCACTCTCGACAATTGACGATAACCTTTCAACTCTTACTTCGATTTTATTCTCCTTCACTTGCTCGTTGAAGAAAAGTCAATAAAAGTAGGAAATTTTGATTCAAGAGATGGCGATGATGGAGAAGTTGAAGATATTCATAGCGCAAGAGCCAATTGTCACCGTTTCTTGCATCATCGATGGTTTTGATTTggtcttttttatttaataatcagCGGCTTCATTATCAattgtatttcacaaaatttttacctttttaaattttttttttgtcattgcTAACTAATCCCTAGTTGTATGAGCGTAGGAATCATTCAATgtttgttcaaaaaaaaaaaaaaaggaatcagTCAATGTATGATTTATACGTGTTTGTCATGCTGCAAAGGATTTTAAATCTGAAATGATGCATAAAGCAGGTGCATTTACCTTTTTCTCGCTTGAAGCTCTTGTATAGCCTTAATTTTTCCTGTTCTTTCAATATCACTGTAATCTTTAGACTTTTAACATTTATTTCTATCTCTTGGGCATTTCATTCGAAAATGAGAGGACTTTGAGTTATACCTTAAGTCTATGAAGCCTTGTTAGCTTCTGCCTTCAATATTTTAGTTAAAATGCATAGATTAAAGTTTGTTTGTGTTTTTTATGGAAGTTGCAGGCTTCTCTTGGGGTTAGATAGAATAACAATGCAGGTTGTACCATCTCGAATATTCATAGGAGATCAAGGAgtcaaattttgaacattttgCTTCCGAAACTCAAGCTCAAATATATCAGTCTCAACTCCACTCATCCCACAAGTTAGTCTTGTTTAAGGAGTCATTTTCTTTTATGCAGTTTCATATAGGTTCTTTATGTTTATATTGTGTTTAATATAATTTTGGATCTTTTTTCTGTTTCCCTCACTTTTGGCAACTAGCATTTGCACATCTATTTTGTTATATACATGTATTGGATCTTCTCCTCTGTATATACTGAAAAAATAGgaattatatatatgttatgttagTGCAATGTTGCTTATCAATCTTGCAATTTCACCCTTTTAGCCAAATGGTCTAGAAGTTGGATTATCATGAATTTCGTGTTTGACATATATGATCATATTCATACATTTTAATTAGAAAGTGTTATGCAAAACTCAAGATTGTAAGACACCAAGAAAGATACGGGTATTACATCAAATTGTTGTTTTGGCCAATACTATGGGCAACCAATTGGTGTAGAAGGTGCAAGTATCTTGTGTAATTTGTTGCTTATTTGTATTAGacattttgattaaattttagCAGAgacatttttgtaaaaaaaattaaaattataataaagtttgaattatatatataatgagGACAATGAGATTGTTTTGGCATGCTAGCCaacttaattaaaaatctatatcCACTTTACAAACATATATTCCaagcacacatatatatatgactTCATTTATATAttgcaataatcataataaataaTTCTACAATAATAATTAAGTCAgttaattgagtttaattaaaataaatattttattttacaatagttttcaaaattaattaatgaattccattatgaaatatttatgttgtatttgttttatttaaaacaaTTTTCGAAAAATGAgttcaaaaaaaattatcaacCTGCGGAAAATGTTTTACCTAATATTATTCAAACACCGCTATTTCAGAAATTATTTATCTGAAAATGTTTTTTTTGTTGAATCAAACAGACCTCAAATCTCAAATTTGAGGAAATTGAAATTTGACCATTTTTATATAGCTAAAAAGTAGAGGGGACAGAATTGAAATTTAACTATTATTGTTaatgatgaaagaaaagtgtAAACTACTGTtgtgcggaagcgtgtgaaagagtaaaattattgtactgaaaaatcacactaagttcaattcccaggaaagagaggtagatcacgaagatcacttaaataccaagtctttcctagccagaatatccctctatcgtaatttaatagcacaataaatcactacaatcacattcacaaaatatgcaaaataaataataaagaacaccagaattttaacaaggttcagcaaattttgcctacgtcctcggacactaccaaatatatttcactccaaaaattacaagtgtaatttacaaatagagagagagaataatgccttaagtagagaatggcaattatgggatgataaaagtaagaaatggttaggcctatttatagttgaggttcaaggatcaacttgcaatgtccctatacaattagggaccaaaattgcaattatcccatgccaacttttaacccaacttgccaaccaatattactttctactttcggtgcccaccctttttgacttttcaaacaaatGGGTGGGTTTCAATAACTCCacattgaagatttgattaggataatcttatcttcacacaattctttctacctttgacaacaatacttggtagtgccttcttcaactgttaaacttgcaggatattaatcaagttcaaacaatgttcaAACTTGGTtactgttaccaccttggtcatcatatctgcgggattatctgcagtcttgatcTTCTAAAGACAAATTTTCCCCTCATCAATAATTTCCCGCACAAAGTGGAAACGTACGTCAATATGTTTTGTACGTGCATGATAaacttgattctttgctaaatgaatagcactttgattatcacaatacacgttaatatgctcctagaccaaccccaaggttttagccataccttgtaaccaaatagcctcctttacaGCCTCTATTACAGCCATGTACTCGGCTTCTGTGGTTGACAATGCAACTGTAGACTGTAatgtagacttccaacttattggtcctccagtaagtgtaaacacataaccggtggttgatcttcgcttgtccaaatcaccggcataatcagaatcaacgtacccaataacacctttaccaagtgtattatcctgcttgaactgtaacggcctaattttcagtggtgtcggaaatggtgatttgagatcactaaattcgacaaataagattgaacaagatagtaatttaatatttatgagtcaagtaagaatttagaagaatttgtgaaatggtgaaattagtgaattaaaagaatttattaggtcaaacgggtcaaaaatgaggtattgagacctcaaagttgaaaatcgagctataaatatttttataaatatttatggagtgtcattgagttagtattaaagtttagttagaaaattttaacgtttggatggctaattaattgaaaaggattaaattgaaaatagcacaaaatttgttaaattgtgagtaaatagcttaagtatttaaaaagatggatttaaagagcaattagacccaaaggttaatggctggacggtttgggtatgaaataagcaagaaaacaatgtgaacaaggggcaaaattggaaatagataaaagttaatagttaaataatgatgtaattgaaaaatctagacattttcttcataatttctcagccaaaacgccatagaaggtctggagaaagctggttttcatatttttacatcatgtgagtctaattcttgctttttcttgataatttttatgtttttatgacttttacaattaggtccacttgtagaattcattagtttttgattttatgggtgaaattggaagttaccctggatggataagggaattttatgatgaattattatgaaatttaagttctaatttcatattaaggtggttttattaagtgattttgataggaaatgatatttaggacctaattgtgaaaaagttgtgaattgaaggttgctgttgaaattcagaatataaaaggttttgaaatagtttataatgataaaataaagtgttaattgagaaaaattagttcaattgatgggtgaattgagtagggactaaattgtgaaagctgtaaattttggggtaaaagtgcaatttcgaaatttgaacagcataaattgtgaagtgaaatagaaatcaaataaatgctaatgagtagaaatattttatattatagatcaagaatccaaagaagaacgaggaaaagaaaaagttgcggaatagtcccaaaatttcaatatcttctacaaattagcgggtaagttcatatggttgaaattagatgtttatttgtgaatgattgaagtatataatgtgttattatatacgaatttgttgtgggattgtgtagattttgttaatgaaagaataaatgtggaaatgcaaattaggaaaacgcaggattgagaatgcgttcgtatcgtgacgtgtgatgaattgacggataagaccatggttgttccatggcaaagtgtgaaatgtaggtatggtatcatccatactgagttgtgaaatgtaggtatggtattatccatcttgaaatgtgaaatgtaggtatggtattatcaaatccatcttgagttaagaaatgtaggtatggcatttcccataccgagttaaaaaatgtaggtatggtatttcaatgaggaaaaccatactgagttgtgaatcgtagcattgagcaacgacgtactcaatttaaaagccgtttcctaatttgattataagaaataaagagaagtgatccaaatgaaagagattgagtagttattcttgttgagctcaactatgtgaattattataacaatggttgtgaatcgcaggaaactttagtaaatgttttggtattgtttggaaatattatgtttggtaagcattacttttaacctatgaacttactaagcttcaataagcttacttgtgtgtgtttaatattttatgtagattgacttgaagtgaagtgggtagatcggatcaacacaataaagcacactatccagatcaattccggtagcttttgttttatgtttgaagatttatatggcatgtatagagtttgaatgaattgaagtaaagatgttataaactagttaacaatatttgtactaaaatagttttcggtaagtagcagtagtttgactttgaaaaatcactaaaaatagtagaagtggaattaaataatgaataaattatggaatcgaatctcgatgagtctattttcatatggaagaagcaaaacaggtatatgagctatattttatgagatgtttaaatttttgtgaaacagggccagagcaatttctggatccctgttctgactttggaaattcaccataaattttacaaagataattagaagtcatactttatatgtacagattctttattgagtctagttttattagagacaaacggcatagtcattgaagctctgtacagagagatatctgattcgtaatacacaaaggtcagagtagtcaaaccctgaaacaggggagattttaaataataaactgtactaattggcttgaccaaaaattctagaaaaaaattggtaagtagatatatgagtataaattcagataaaatttacggatttggattttgagtttt
This is a stretch of genomic DNA from Gossypium arboreum isolate Shixiya-1 chromosome 11, ASM2569848v2, whole genome shotgun sequence. It encodes these proteins:
- the LOC108471890 gene encoding uncharacterized protein LOC108471890, whose product is MESGSLRLGLMAVVAVSGSVVFIANELHKRLLSDFMKKIEFELAGNGKFQAKKKVRFADNVREPSSNNKEYRKRNHSIAIVKQAKGHGEEYYGQRRRQQRQLLKIPNNDNSMPLNRQILYKGFFNVKIILLYIQFCIYYMMYIYIFKMDIHRSKYGLYFSSVNYICYSDFVLFTKKKDLCIILFCK